From a single Anomaloglossus baeobatrachus isolate aAnoBae1 chromosome 4, aAnoBae1.hap1, whole genome shotgun sequence genomic region:
- the LOC142301406 gene encoding uncharacterized protein LOC142301406, with amino-acid sequence MGSDWLQASVNSLLQGAGDAPAQPSPEPRRSRRTRPPARLSPEAIPRVRRRIRSPSGDPSGQGAARPAASRRSRPGRNPASRRGLQQREVSASLPSRSTQEETRTASAGAQEPASPARRRGEGARRSQAGVSQRGSRSRQQSAAPPPSIEENRSCPPARDWSSELSVSSQQTQPHPPMMTTSGQPGLALPQPVSTSCQQMLGFPGQAIPPGQQVLGLPPYGLPPGQQVLGLQSHGSPPGQQAPGQQVLGLQPHGLPPGQQVLGLPPYGSPPGQQVLGLPPYGLPPGQQVLGMQPHGLPPGQQVQGLPLPDMPPGQQELARLQDHVESDSLASSLLPQGRGGSARVESEDAGRRQEPGSSAAGLTAPRQPDGAFSEIGTCSRSQRSDLSNGVVGSAIRAARKLISGSLSGGTWSAYSQAWKVWEDWKLSVGGDMEDDGRLLMLVGHYWEAGWSVPKVNRFLAGLAFGFKVRGLKDVTKSFLVAQALKGWRRGWKVEDKRRPISYELLLSLGRQVDRVCTSIWEKRLFKLAFSLAFFAALRLGELVCTSRFKRDGLSRDSVDLYEDRIEILIRSSKTDQLGKGCRVVVFGVPGSAMCPVRCLREFGSVAGGANIPLLVHADGSSLSRFQFISIFKRCLERGGFSSADFGSHSFRIGAATEAARRGLSDEVVKRIGRWESGRFKSYVRIDRL; translated from the exons ATGGGTTCAGACTGGCTCCAGGCTTCAGTGAACAGCCTGCTGCAAGGGGCCGGGGATGCTCCAGCTCAACCATCCCCCGAACCACGCCGGTCGCGGAGGACCAGGCCTCCGGCGCGCCTAAGCCCAGAAGCTATCCCTCGGGTCCGGCGCCGAATAAGGAGCCCCTCAGGGGACCCTTCAGGTCAGGGTGCCGCCAGGCCCGCCGCCTCGCGCCGGTCCCGTCCTGGGAGGAATCCTGCTTCACGGCGGGGCCTGCAGCAGAGGGAGGTGTCGGCCTCCCTCCCATCTAGGTCAACGCAGGAGGAGACAAGAACGGCGTCGGCAGGGGCTCAGGAGCCTGCATCGCCCGCCCGGCGCAGAGGAGAGGGAGCACGGAGATCACAGGCCGGGGTCTCTCAGCGTGGGTCACGGAGCAGGCAGCAGTCGGCAGCCCCTCCTCCCTCCATAGAAGAGAACAGATCATGCCCCCCTGCAAGGGATTGGTCCTCAGAGTTGTCTGTCTCCAGCCAGCAGACGCAGCCACACCCCCCGATGATGACAACTTCCGGCCAGCCGGGGCTggccctcccacagccagtgtcaacATCCTGCCAACAGATGCTGGGCTTTCCTGGTCAGGCGATtcctcccggccagcaggtgctgggcctgcCACCTTATGGCttacctcccggccagcaggtgctgggcctgcAATCACATGGATCACCTCCCGGCCAGCAGgctcccggccagcaggtgctgggcctgcAACCCCATGGAttacctcccggccagcaggtgctgggcctgcCACCTTATGGATcacctcccggccagcaggtgctgggcctgcCACCTTATGGAttacctcccggccagcaggtgctgggcaTGCAACCCCACGGTttacctcccggccagcaggtgcaGGGCCTGCCATTACCAGATATGCCACCCGGCCAGCAGGAGCTGGCAAGGCTACAAGACCACGTCGAAAGCGATTCACTCGCATCGAGCCTCCTCCCTCAAGGCCGTGGGGGCTCTGCTAGAGTCGAATCGGAGGATGCAGGAAGACGTCAGGAACCAGGATCTTCGGCTGCTGGGCTCACAGCACCCAGGCAGCCAG ACGGCGCTTTTTCAGAGATTGGCACCTGCAGCAGAAGCCAAAGGTCTGACTTGTCCAATGGAGTTGTGGGTTCTGCCATTCGAGCGGCAAGGAAGCTGATTTCCGGATCATTATCAGGTGGTACCTGGTCAGCCTACTCTCAGGCTTGGAAAGTTTGGGAGGATTGGAAGTTATCTGTAGGGGGCGACATGGAGGACGATGGTCGGTTGTTAATGCTAGTAGGCCATTATTGGGAAGCTGGTTGGTCGGTTCCAAAAGTTAATCGTTTTTTAGCTGGTTTAGCCTTTGGCTTCAAGGTTAGGGGCCTTAAGGATGTAACAAAATCCTTTTTAGTCGCGCAAGCGCTAAAAGGATGGAGGAGAGGTTGGAAAGTGGAAGATAAGAGAAGACCAATTTCTTACGAATTGCTGTTGAGTTTGGGGAGGCAAGTGGATAGGGTTTGTACTTCTATTTGGGAGAAGCGTCTCTTTAAGTTAGCTTTTTCCTTGGCATTCTTTGCAGCTTTGCGGTTAGGGGAGCTGGTGTGCACCTCCAGATTTAAAAGGGATGGTCTATCGAGGGATAGTGTCGATCTTTATGAGGACAGGATTGAAATATTAATTCGTTCTTCTAAAACTGATCAGTTAGGAAAAGGTTGCAGAGTGGTGGTGTTTGGAGTCCCCGGATCGGCGATGTGTCCGGTCCGTTGTTTAAGGGAATTCGGTTCAGTAGCTGGAGGGGCTAACATTCCGTTGTTGGTACATGCGGATGGTTCCTCATTGTCTCGATTTCAATTTATATCTATTTTCAAACGCTGTTTGGAGCGGGGTGGTTTCTCATCAGCGGATTTTGGCAGCCATTCTTTTAGAATAGGCGCAGCCACTGAAGCAGCCAGGAGAGGGCTCAGTGATGAAGTGGTAAAAAGGATTGGAAGGTGGGAATCTGGAAGATTCAAGTCATATGTGCGAATTGACAGGTTGTGA